One stretch of Actinopolymorpha sp. NPDC004070 DNA includes these proteins:
- a CDS encoding TldD/PmbA family protein → MPQKIDQDFLSLPLRTLADAALARARELGAEHADFRLERIRTQNLSLRDAQLQGSTDGEDTGFAVRVVHEGTWGFAASVVLTPEEAARVAERAVEVARVAAGMNAERIELAPEPVHGDVTWVSAYDVDPFAVATADKVERLGDWSRRLLAGTGVAHVGATLRQVKEQKFYADSHGTVTTQQRVRLNPDVEAYGTDPGSGRFDSMRVLAPPVGRGYEYLTDPAWDARLAELPDLLTEKLKAPSVESGSYDLVIDPSNLWLTIHESIGHATELDRALGYEANYAGTSFATPDKLNTLRYGSEHMHITGDRTVEHGLATVGYDDEGVAGQSWDIVKDGILVGYQLDRRIARSFGYDRSNGCAFADSPSHIPVQRMANVSLQPAADGPSTEELIAGVERGIYVVGDRSWSIDMQRYNFQFTGQRFYRIEHGRLAGQVRDVAYQATTTDFWGSMEAVGGPQTWVLGGAFNCGKAQPGQVAPVSHGCPSALFRGVRILNTTQESGR, encoded by the coding sequence GTGCCGCAGAAGATCGATCAGGACTTCCTCAGCCTTCCGCTCCGCACGCTCGCCGACGCCGCCCTCGCCCGCGCCCGCGAGCTGGGCGCCGAGCACGCCGACTTCCGGCTCGAGCGGATCCGCACTCAGAACCTCTCGCTGCGCGACGCCCAACTGCAGGGCAGCACCGACGGCGAGGACACCGGGTTCGCGGTCCGCGTCGTCCACGAGGGGACGTGGGGTTTCGCCGCGAGCGTCGTCCTCACCCCCGAGGAGGCGGCGCGGGTGGCCGAGCGCGCCGTCGAGGTGGCGCGGGTCGCCGCCGGGATGAACGCCGAGCGCATCGAGCTCGCCCCGGAGCCGGTGCACGGCGACGTCACCTGGGTCTCGGCCTACGACGTCGACCCGTTCGCCGTCGCCACCGCCGACAAGGTGGAGCGGCTGGGCGACTGGAGCCGGCGGCTCCTCGCCGGCACCGGGGTCGCCCACGTCGGCGCGACCCTGCGGCAGGTGAAGGAGCAGAAGTTCTACGCCGACAGCCACGGCACGGTGACCACCCAGCAGCGGGTCCGGCTCAACCCCGACGTCGAGGCCTACGGCACCGATCCCGGTTCGGGCCGCTTCGACTCGATGCGGGTGCTCGCCCCGCCGGTCGGCCGTGGGTACGAATACCTCACCGACCCGGCCTGGGACGCCCGCCTGGCCGAGCTGCCCGACCTGCTCACCGAGAAGCTGAAGGCGCCCTCGGTCGAGTCCGGCAGTTACGACCTGGTGATCGACCCGTCCAACCTCTGGCTGACGATCCACGAGTCGATCGGGCACGCCACCGAGCTCGACCGGGCGCTCGGCTACGAGGCCAACTACGCCGGCACCTCGTTCGCGACCCCCGACAAGCTCAACACGCTGCGCTACGGCTCCGAGCACATGCACATCACCGGTGACCGCACCGTGGAGCACGGCCTGGCCACCGTGGGGTACGACGACGAGGGCGTGGCCGGCCAGTCCTGGGACATCGTGAAGGACGGCATCCTGGTCGGCTACCAGCTCGACCGGCGAATCGCCCGCTCCTTCGGCTACGACCGCTCCAACGGCTGCGCGTTCGCCGACTCCCCGTCCCACATCCCCGTGCAGCGGATGGCCAACGTGTCGCTGCAACCGGCCGCGGACGGCCCCTCGACCGAGGAGTTGATCGCCGGAGTCGAGCGCGGCATCTACGTCGTCGGCGACCGTTCGTGGTCCATCGACATGCAGCGCTACAACTTCCAGTTCACCGGACAGCGGTTCTACCGCATCGAACACGGCCGGCTCGCCGGACAGGTGCGCGACGTCGCCTACCAGGCCACCACCACAGACTTCTGGGGATCGATGGAGGCGGTCGGCGGCCCGCAGACCTGGGTGCTCGGCGGGGCGTTCAACTGTGGCAAGGCCCAGCCCGGCCAGGTCGCCCCGGTCAGCCACGGCTGCCCCTCGGCGTTGTTCCGCGGTGTCCGCATCCTCAACACCACCCAGGAGTCAGGACGGTGA
- a CDS encoding metallopeptidase TldD-related protein, which produces MSSPLSSDLTLQETVERALARSKADGCVVIATESSSANLRWANNTLTTNGVMLTRSLTVIASVEGAEGTASGVVTRSVTTGDDIDAVVRSAEDAARDSVPAEDARPLVEGDAAPDWDEPPAETSIRVFDTFAPALGEAFGRARADGTHHYGFVEHDVTTTYLGSSSGLRLRHVQPTGYVTMTGKSDDLRRSAWVGQATPDFRDVDATALSAELDRRLRWSQRRIDLPAGRYETLLPPTAVADLMIYAYWTMSGRDAHDGQTVYSKPGGGTRVGEQLSPVPLSLRSDPAYAGLECAPFVVAKSSSGAQSVFDNGTRLGPTDWIRDGRLATLATTRHSADLTGLATTPYVDNLVLDVPGAHASLDDMIARTERGLLLTCLWYIREVDPQTLLLTGLTRDGVYLVENGEVVGEVNNFRFNESPVDLLGRFTESGTTVPAFSREWGDYFPRVAMPAVRVPDFNMSSVSQAS; this is translated from the coding sequence GTGAGCAGTCCCTTGAGCAGCGACCTCACTCTGCAGGAGACGGTCGAGCGCGCGCTGGCCCGGTCCAAGGCCGACGGCTGTGTCGTCATCGCCACCGAGTCCTCCAGTGCCAACCTGCGCTGGGCCAACAACACCCTGACCACCAACGGCGTCATGCTCACCCGGTCCCTCACGGTGATCGCGTCGGTCGAGGGCGCCGAGGGCACCGCCTCCGGTGTGGTCACCCGCAGCGTGACCACCGGCGACGACATCGACGCGGTGGTGCGGTCGGCGGAGGACGCGGCCCGCGACAGCGTGCCGGCAGAGGACGCGCGGCCGCTGGTCGAGGGCGACGCGGCGCCCGACTGGGACGAGCCGCCGGCGGAGACCTCGATCCGGGTCTTCGACACGTTCGCGCCCGCTCTGGGCGAGGCGTTCGGCCGGGCGCGCGCCGACGGCACCCACCACTACGGCTTCGTCGAACACGACGTGACCACGACCTATCTCGGCTCGTCCTCCGGCCTGCGGTTGCGGCACGTCCAGCCGACCGGCTACGTCACAATGACCGGCAAGTCCGACGACCTGCGGCGGTCGGCGTGGGTGGGTCAAGCCACCCCGGACTTCCGCGACGTCGACGCGACCGCGCTGAGCGCCGAGCTCGACCGGCGGCTGCGATGGTCGCAGCGCCGGATCGACCTGCCCGCCGGCCGGTACGAAACCCTTCTCCCGCCGACCGCGGTCGCCGACCTGATGATCTACGCGTACTGGACGATGTCCGGCCGCGACGCCCACGACGGCCAGACGGTGTACTCCAAGCCGGGTGGTGGCACCCGCGTCGGCGAGCAGCTCTCCCCCGTGCCGCTGTCACTTCGGTCCGACCCGGCCTACGCCGGACTGGAGTGCGCGCCGTTCGTGGTCGCCAAGTCCTCCTCCGGTGCCCAGAGCGTGTTCGACAACGGCACCCGGCTCGGCCCCACGGACTGGATCCGCGACGGCAGGCTCGCGACGCTGGCCACCACCCGCCACTCCGCCGACCTGACCGGGCTGGCCACGACGCCGTACGTCGACAACCTCGTCCTCGACGTGCCCGGCGCGCACGCATCTCTGGACGACATGATCGCCCGCACGGAGCGCGGCCTGCTCCTCACCTGTCTGTGGTACATCCGTGAGGTCGATCCGCAGACCCTGCTGCTGACCGGGCTCACCCGCGACGGCGTCTATCTCGTCGAGAACGGCGAGGTGGTCGGCGAGGTCAACAACTTCAGGTTCAACGAGAGCCCGGTCGACCTGCTCGGGCGGTTCACCGAGTCCGGGACGACCGTGCCGGCGTTCTCCCGGGAGTGGGGCGACTACTTCCCGCGGGTGGCGATGCCCGCGGTGCGGGTGCCCGACTTCAACATGTCCAGCGTGAGCCAGGCCAGCTGA
- a CDS encoding dihydrodipicolinate synthase family protein: MAEPTFTGVGVALFTVFDEFGEVDIAGTVAHANRVVEAGVRAVLVAGTTGEAETLTDAEREALIAAVRSGLPDEVTVIAGAGGPWPRAAAERAAVARKAGADAVLVSPARGGVDAAELFGAVTAAVGGADRVIGYHNPGPLGVPGIEVDALPGLPVGAVKDSSGDPVRLLRELAEWRGRTYVGSAALLALAGPLGAPGALLAFANIQPEVCIAAFGGDPEAQRALTELVVTGRTGGVRALKMKAGERYGISTVSRLGLR; the protein is encoded by the coding sequence ATGGCGGAACCCACGTTCACCGGCGTCGGGGTCGCACTGTTCACGGTCTTCGACGAGTTCGGCGAGGTCGACATCGCCGGCACCGTCGCGCACGCCAACCGCGTCGTGGAGGCGGGGGTGCGCGCCGTGCTGGTGGCCGGCACCACCGGCGAGGCGGAGACCCTGACCGACGCCGAACGCGAGGCCCTCATCGCGGCCGTTCGGTCCGGGCTGCCGGACGAGGTCACCGTGATCGCCGGGGCCGGCGGGCCGTGGCCGCGGGCGGCGGCGGAGCGAGCGGCGGTTGCTCGCAAGGCCGGTGCCGATGCCGTACTCGTGAGCCCGGCCCGCGGCGGCGTGGACGCGGCGGAGCTGTTCGGTGCGGTCACGGCGGCGGTCGGTGGCGCCGACCGGGTGATCGGCTACCACAACCCGGGGCCGCTCGGCGTGCCCGGCATCGAGGTGGACGCCCTGCCCGGCCTGCCCGTCGGGGCGGTCAAGGACTCCTCTGGCGACCCGGTGCGGTTGCTGCGCGAGCTCGCCGAATGGCGCGGCCGTACCTACGTCGGGTCGGCCGCACTGCTGGCGCTGGCGGGACCTCTGGGTGCGCCCGGTGCGCTGCTGGCGTTCGCGAACATCCAGCCGGAGGTGTGCATCGCGGCGTTCGGCGGCGACCCGGAAGCGCAGCGCGCGCTGACCGAACTGGTCGTCACCGGACGCACCGGCGGTGTGCGGGCGCTGAAGATGAAGGCGGGCGAGAGGTACGGCATCTCCACGGTGAGCCGGCTCGGGTTGCGCTGA
- a CDS encoding S9 family peptidase, whose amino-acid sequence MPTVVPPPNDFLRSLLQLPSVSARDVDTEGRTLVSYDVTGSAQLYEVGADGAWRRLTDLDGVAAGRYLPDTRAIVVQHDAGGNERGQLSLVDLDSPDVGAVEADAEHTGDAGEPLPPLVPFVHDPAFVHRLAGVAPGRVLYLTNRRNGVDFDLVSREIGSGKETVLYDGGGYVAEVEASPDGRWVALTRPNAPANSLQLLLVSTEDGRVEPLTPWGDDAYLTTPSWLPDSSALLVSGNPGREMTAVLRYDLAGRTWSEVVADPEHDLVGWASPDGAHVLVATNDDGAVPLALHSLPGGELIRDLELPAGGCAALHRHPDPVWSQAGDAVAVTYSSPVEPPYALRLDVTTGTSTPIRPPNRPELPGGLVSPESHRVAAPDGEQIPTFVYRPADGGDGSAVLVVHGGPEGQSVRQWQPMVAGLVAQGHTVLVPNVRGSTGYGKRWYALDDVRRRLDSVADLAALHEWLPTIGVDPDRVALYGGSYGGYMVLAGLAFQPTRWAAGVDIVGIASLVTFLENTSDYRRAHREREYGSLANDRDFLHEASPLTQVDAIRAPLFVIHGANDPRVPLSEAEQIVAALRARNVPCELRVYADEGHGLAKRANQLDAYPAACAFLAEQLAKRPGVPADNGEGVA is encoded by the coding sequence ATGCCCACTGTCGTCCCGCCACCGAACGACTTCCTGCGTTCGCTGCTGCAGCTTCCTTCCGTCTCCGCCCGTGACGTGGACACCGAAGGCCGCACGCTGGTCAGCTACGACGTCACCGGCTCGGCCCAGCTGTACGAGGTCGGCGCCGACGGGGCCTGGCGACGGCTGACCGACCTGGACGGCGTGGCCGCCGGCCGCTATCTGCCGGATACCCGCGCGATCGTCGTCCAGCACGACGCCGGCGGCAACGAACGCGGCCAGCTGTCCCTGGTCGACCTCGACTCCCCCGACGTGGGCGCGGTCGAGGCCGACGCCGAGCACACCGGCGACGCCGGGGAACCACTGCCCCCGCTCGTACCCTTCGTCCACGATCCGGCGTTCGTGCACCGGTTGGCAGGAGTCGCGCCCGGACGGGTGCTCTACCTCACCAACCGCCGCAACGGCGTCGACTTCGACCTGGTGAGCCGGGAGATCGGATCAGGCAAGGAGACGGTGCTCTACGACGGCGGTGGCTACGTCGCCGAGGTGGAGGCGTCCCCGGACGGCCGCTGGGTGGCGCTCACCCGGCCGAACGCACCGGCCAACTCCCTGCAGCTGTTGCTGGTCTCCACCGAGGACGGCCGGGTCGAGCCGCTCACCCCGTGGGGCGACGACGCCTACCTGACCACGCCGTCCTGGCTGCCGGACTCCTCGGCCCTGCTGGTCTCGGGCAACCCGGGCCGGGAGATGACCGCTGTTCTGCGCTACGACCTGGCCGGCCGAACCTGGTCGGAGGTGGTGGCCGACCCCGAGCACGACCTGGTGGGCTGGGCCTCCCCCGACGGCGCGCACGTCCTGGTCGCCACCAACGACGACGGTGCCGTACCGCTGGCCCTGCACTCCCTTCCCGGCGGCGAGCTGATTCGCGACCTGGAGCTGCCGGCGGGCGGCTGCGCCGCATTGCACCGGCACCCGGATCCGGTGTGGTCGCAGGCGGGAGACGCCGTGGCCGTGACGTACAGCTCGCCGGTCGAACCCCCCTACGCACTCCGCCTAGACGTCACCACCGGCACCTCGACGCCGATCCGGCCCCCCAACCGGCCCGAGCTTCCGGGCGGCCTGGTGTCACCGGAGTCCCACCGCGTCGCCGCGCCCGACGGCGAGCAGATCCCGACGTTCGTCTACCGGCCGGCCGACGGTGGCGACGGTTCGGCTGTGCTGGTCGTCCACGGCGGACCGGAGGGTCAGTCGGTACGGCAGTGGCAGCCGATGGTCGCGGGACTGGTCGCGCAGGGCCACACCGTGCTGGTTCCGAACGTCCGCGGCTCGACCGGCTACGGCAAGCGGTGGTACGCCCTGGACGACGTGCGCCGGCGGCTGGACTCCGTCGCCGACCTGGCCGCACTGCACGAGTGGCTGCCCACGATCGGCGTCGACCCCGACCGGGTCGCCCTCTACGGCGGTTCCTACGGCGGCTACATGGTGCTCGCGGGCCTCGCGTTCCAGCCCACGCGCTGGGCCGCCGGGGTGGACATCGTGGGCATCGCCTCACTGGTGACGTTCCTGGAGAACACCTCCGACTACCGCCGCGCCCATCGCGAGCGGGAGTACGGCTCGCTGGCGAACGACCGCGACTTCCTGCACGAGGCCAGTCCGCTCACCCAGGTGGACGCGATCCGGGCGCCGCTGTTCGTCATCCACGGTGCGAATGATCCGCGGGTGCCGTTGTCGGAGGCCGAGCAGATAGTCGCCGCGCTGCGGGCCCGGAACGTGCCGTGTGAGCTGCGCGTATACGCCGACGAGGGGCACGGGCTGGCCAAGCGGGCGAACCAGCTGGACGCCTATCCCGCCGCGTGCGCGTTCCTGGCCGAGCAGCTGGCCAAGCGTCCCGGCGTCCCCGCCGACAACGGAGAAGGAGTGGCATGA
- a CDS encoding NAD(P)-dependent oxidoreductase, which translates to MSEQNERVGFVGLGIMGAGMAGNLLRKGFDVVVHNRTAARTEPLVAEGATAAATPREVAEQCDVVFICVSDTPDVEQVLFGEDGIAAGVRDGALVVDSSTVSPASTREWAGRLAERGVGFLDAPVSGGSEGAAKGTLSIMVGGDDAQVERARPYLEAMGSTVTHVGVVGAGQTCKLVNQILVVTSMLGVSEALVLAKAGGLDLEKTITAVEGGAAGSWMLANRGPQVIRDDWRPGFTIDLQQKDLRLVLEAADELGVPALATSTIFHLYRTLQRDGLGGEGNHALIKALERLAGVQARQEDGDGQAP; encoded by the coding sequence ATGAGCGAGCAGAACGAACGCGTCGGCTTCGTCGGCCTGGGCATCATGGGTGCCGGCATGGCCGGCAACCTGTTGCGCAAGGGCTTCGACGTGGTGGTGCACAACCGCACGGCGGCCCGGACCGAGCCGCTCGTCGCCGAGGGCGCCACGGCCGCCGCCACGCCGCGGGAGGTGGCGGAGCAGTGCGACGTGGTGTTCATCTGTGTGAGCGACACGCCCGACGTCGAGCAGGTGCTGTTCGGAGAGGACGGCATCGCCGCCGGGGTTCGCGACGGTGCCCTGGTCGTGGACTCCAGCACGGTGAGCCCGGCCTCCACCCGGGAGTGGGCGGGCAGGCTGGCCGAGCGCGGTGTCGGTTTCCTGGACGCGCCGGTGTCCGGCGGCAGTGAGGGCGCCGCGAAGGGCACGTTGTCGATCATGGTGGGCGGCGACGACGCGCAGGTCGAGCGTGCTCGTCCCTACCTCGAGGCGATGGGGTCCACGGTCACCCACGTCGGTGTCGTCGGCGCCGGCCAGACCTGCAAGCTGGTCAACCAGATCCTGGTCGTCACCTCGATGCTCGGGGTGTCCGAGGCGCTGGTGCTGGCCAAGGCGGGCGGCCTGGATCTGGAGAAGACCATCACCGCGGTCGAGGGCGGCGCCGCCGGTTCGTGGATGCTCGCCAACCGCGGCCCGCAGGTGATCCGCGACGACTGGCGGCCGGGCTTCACCATCGACCTGCAGCAGAAGGACCTGCGGCTGGTCCTGGAGGCCGCCGACGAGCTCGGCGTACCAGCCCTCGCCACCAGCACGATCTTCCACCTCTACCGCACCCTGCAGCGTGATGGCCTCGGCGGCGAGGGAAACCACGCCCTGATCAAGGCGCTCGAACGCCTTGCCGGTGTCCAGGCGCGGCAGGAGGACGGCGACGGCCAGGCGCCCTGA
- a CDS encoding NAD(P)H-binding protein → MTILVTGATGNVGRLVVDELVAAGETDVRALTTNPAKAALPPGVQVARGYIGRPETMPAALAGVDRMYLAPLTQTVREVVAMAVEAGVRHIVDLAGPAGSWWHEIEQVVEASGVAWTHLDVGEFMTNTLMWADPIRLTGTVREPYPTAANAPIALEDIAAVAATALVEDGHQGRAYELTGPQTLTRVELVRELGAALGRNIEFVQVSHAEAVEQLAPAMGEVAGWYVDGLAALAEHPQEVVPTVEKVTGRPGTTFATWARANVAAFS, encoded by the coding sequence ATGACGATCCTGGTGACGGGGGCGACCGGCAACGTGGGGCGACTGGTCGTCGACGAGCTGGTGGCCGCGGGCGAGACGGACGTGCGTGCGCTCACGACGAACCCGGCGAAGGCCGCACTTCCACCGGGGGTCCAGGTCGCGCGGGGATACATCGGCCGGCCCGAGACGATGCCCGCGGCGCTGGCCGGGGTGGACCGGATGTACCTTGCGCCGCTCACGCAGACCGTGCGGGAGGTCGTCGCCATGGCCGTGGAAGCCGGTGTCCGGCACATCGTCGACCTGGCCGGGCCGGCAGGCAGCTGGTGGCACGAGATCGAGCAGGTGGTCGAGGCGTCCGGTGTCGCGTGGACCCACCTCGACGTGGGCGAGTTCATGACGAACACCCTGATGTGGGCCGACCCGATCCGCCTCACCGGCACCGTTCGCGAGCCGTACCCGACCGCGGCCAACGCGCCCATCGCGCTGGAGGACATCGCTGCCGTCGCCGCCACGGCGCTGGTCGAGGACGGCCACCAGGGCCGGGCGTACGAACTCACCGGTCCGCAGACCCTCACCCGCGTCGAACTGGTGCGCGAGCTGGGCGCGGCGCTCGGCCGGAACATCGAGTTCGTGCAGGTGAGCCACGCCGAGGCCGTCGAGCAGCTGGCACCGGCGATGGGAGAGGTCGCCGGGTGGTACGTCGACGGGCTGGCCGCGCTGGCCGAGCACCCGCAGGAGGTCGTCCCCACCGTGGAGAAGGTGACCGGCCGGCCGGGCACGACGTTCGCGACCTGGGCGCGGGCCAACGTGGCCGCCTTCTCCTGA